The following proteins are encoded in a genomic region of Terriglobales bacterium:
- a CDS encoding M13 family metallopeptidase, producing the protein MRRYLTVVILIFCFAGAALSQGAGTGSDNAAVAKTNGAAELPKLEKFDRSLLDASKDPCTDFYQYTCSKWVAAHPISSDMPVSSTELPLFLYNQTILRNALEAAAANKQATGSERQIGDYWQSCMDESGRNAKGKTWLQPHLGQIASLKSKKDLPRVLAYLHRNFPASWAMWNEDDNGTKAPIFGFGPAQDLKDASLMVAGVDQGGMALPSIDYYLDGSPQMKSLRDKYIQHVQKLLVLAGEPSDRATADAKTVLEIETAFAKASMDNVTRRNPEKIYNKRSLQELKTAVPDFGWDEYLKLMGTPSVPFYIVSTPGFLTAVEQQIKTRSVEDWRAYLRWWMVHRAAPYLGNDFEGTNFEYFGTALSGTPQMLPRWRRCVGSADRYLGEALGQAYVNIAFPAESKQRANELVGRIRQALVSEINDLDWMSDQTKKQALIKQEATLQKIGYPDKWRDYSSVKVVADNYLSNVNAATGFEEHRQISKIGKPVDRTEWTMTPSTINAYEDPQMNTINFPAGILQLPFFGGDQDDASNYGAIGMVIGHEAIHGFDDQGRKFDARGNLRDWWTPEDSKRYDEKDKCIVDQYTQDIPEYGVKQNGKLTAGEDTADNGGLHLAMLALEDKYKSMGKSLDSAEADGLTPRQRFFLANAFSWCSDVRPEAARNQVITNPHSLDRFRVNWPMSNSPEFQQAFGCKQGQPMVHATQCRVW; encoded by the coding sequence ATGCGCAGGTATTTGACAGTCGTTATCTTGATTTTTTGCTTCGCAGGCGCCGCGTTATCGCAAGGTGCGGGAACCGGTTCGGACAATGCTGCTGTGGCGAAGACTAATGGCGCAGCAGAGCTCCCTAAGCTGGAGAAGTTTGATCGTTCGCTGCTGGATGCCAGCAAGGATCCATGCACAGATTTCTACCAGTACACGTGCTCCAAGTGGGTGGCGGCGCATCCGATTTCGTCGGACATGCCGGTGAGCAGCACCGAGCTGCCATTATTCCTGTACAACCAGACCATCCTGCGCAATGCGCTGGAGGCAGCTGCTGCTAACAAGCAGGCGACCGGGAGCGAGCGCCAGATCGGTGATTACTGGCAGAGCTGCATGGATGAGTCCGGACGCAACGCCAAGGGAAAGACGTGGCTGCAGCCGCACCTAGGCCAAATTGCCTCGCTGAAATCCAAGAAGGACCTGCCGCGCGTGCTCGCCTACTTGCACAGGAATTTTCCTGCGAGCTGGGCAATGTGGAATGAGGACGACAATGGCACTAAGGCGCCTATTTTCGGCTTCGGCCCGGCACAGGACCTGAAAGATGCCTCCTTGATGGTTGCAGGGGTGGATCAGGGCGGGATGGCGCTACCCTCGATTGACTATTACCTGGATGGGTCGCCACAGATGAAGTCGTTGCGCGACAAATATATACAGCATGTTCAGAAGCTGCTGGTACTTGCCGGAGAACCCTCGGACCGTGCAACCGCGGACGCGAAAACGGTCCTGGAGATCGAGACCGCTTTCGCCAAAGCTTCCATGGATAACGTCACCCGGCGCAATCCAGAGAAGATCTACAACAAGCGCAGCTTGCAAGAGCTCAAGACCGCAGTGCCGGATTTTGGTTGGGACGAATATTTGAAGCTGATGGGCACACCCAGTGTCCCCTTCTACATCGTGAGCACTCCAGGTTTCCTGACTGCGGTTGAGCAGCAGATCAAGACCCGCTCGGTGGAAGACTGGCGTGCTTATCTGCGGTGGTGGATGGTGCACCGCGCGGCACCGTATCTGGGAAACGACTTTGAAGGGACTAATTTTGAATACTTTGGCACCGCGCTATCGGGCACCCCACAGATGCTGCCGCGGTGGCGGCGCTGTGTGGGATCGGCCGACCGGTACCTGGGCGAAGCCCTCGGCCAGGCCTACGTGAACATTGCTTTTCCTGCTGAGAGCAAGCAGCGCGCCAACGAGCTGGTAGGCAGGATCCGCCAGGCGCTGGTGAGCGAAATCAACGATCTGGATTGGATGAGCGATCAGACCAAGAAGCAAGCTCTGATTAAGCAAGAAGCCACCCTGCAGAAGATCGGCTATCCGGATAAGTGGCGCGACTATAGTTCGGTGAAAGTTGTCGCCGATAACTATCTCTCGAACGTGAATGCGGCTACCGGGTTCGAGGAGCACCGTCAAATCAGCAAAATCGGCAAGCCGGTGGACCGTACTGAATGGACCATGACTCCTTCAACCATCAACGCCTATGAAGACCCGCAGATGAACACCATCAACTTCCCTGCTGGTATTTTGCAGCTTCCATTTTTTGGCGGGGACCAGGACGACGCCTCAAACTACGGTGCCATTGGGATGGTGATCGGCCATGAGGCCATCCACGGCTTCGACGATCAGGGCCGCAAATTCGACGCTCGAGGCAATCTGCGCGACTGGTGGACCCCCGAAGACAGCAAGCGCTACGACGAAAAAGACAAGTGCATTGTGGACCAATACACGCAAGATATCCCCGAATATGGCGTGAAGCAGAATGGCAAACTGACCGCCGGCGAAGATACCGCTGATAACGGCGGCTTGCACCTGGCGATGCTGGCCTTGGAGGACAAATATAAGTCGATGGGTAAGTCTCTCGACAGTGCCGAGGCAGACGGACTGACACCTCGGCAACGGTTCTTTCTAGCCAACGCCTTCAGCTGGTGTTCGGATGTGCGTCCTGAAGCAGCGCGCAACCAGGTGATTACCAATCCGCACTCGTTAGATCGGTTCCGGGTAAATTGGCCGATGTCGAACTCGCCTGAATTTCAGCAGGCGTTTGGGTGCAAGCAGGGTCAACCGATGGTGCACGCCACGCAATGCCGGGTTTGGTGA
- the iolC gene encoding 5-dehydro-2-deoxygluconokinase yields the protein MTPPPLDVCVLGRIGYDLYAIEHNRPLGEVEHFSRHLGGSSANTAVGLARLGLRVAIISAIGKDLLASYLLDFLKREKINTSCVRLVEGYNTSLCLSEVSPPHNFSQVFYRSNPADMQVVVGDAEREQIKRAGMFVTNGTTLAASPSRESAMEALKTARSAGLRTVFDVDYRANSWPSPEAAGRLAHTVLPLADVVFANEEELAILTGKTDCKSQVAAVLDSGVNLLIRKLGPRGVEAHTHTEFFSAGPFPMPVTCAIGGGDGFASGFLYALYKGHPLAECLRYGNAAAAVVVSRVSCSDAMPRLDELEEVMNSAAGTAAV from the coding sequence ATGACCCCACCTCCTTTGGACGTCTGTGTTCTAGGTCGCATAGGCTATGACCTTTATGCGATCGAACATAACCGTCCTTTGGGTGAGGTCGAACACTTCTCGCGTCATTTAGGTGGTTCCAGCGCCAACACCGCAGTGGGACTGGCGCGGCTGGGATTGCGGGTCGCCATCATCAGCGCGATCGGTAAAGATTTGCTGGCCAGCTACCTGCTCGACTTTCTAAAACGGGAGAAGATAAATACCAGCTGTGTGCGTCTGGTCGAGGGTTACAACACCTCTCTTTGTTTGAGCGAAGTTTCTCCGCCTCACAACTTTTCCCAGGTGTTCTATCGCAGCAATCCCGCCGACATGCAGGTGGTGGTGGGTGATGCCGAGCGGGAGCAAATCAAGAGGGCCGGTATGTTTGTGACGAACGGAACAACCCTGGCGGCTTCTCCCTCACGCGAATCCGCGATGGAAGCTTTGAAGACCGCTCGCTCCGCCGGGCTGCGCACAGTGTTTGATGTGGACTACCGCGCCAACTCCTGGCCTTCTCCGGAAGCCGCCGGTCGGCTTGCGCATACTGTTCTGCCATTAGCGGACGTGGTTTTTGCCAACGAAGAGGAACTGGCAATCCTCACCGGCAAAACAGACTGCAAATCGCAGGTCGCCGCGGTCTTGGATTCCGGCGTGAACTTGTTGATCCGCAAACTGGGGCCAAGAGGAGTAGAAGCGCACACACATACCGAGTTTTTTTCGGCCGGTCCTTTCCCCATGCCGGTCACGTGCGCCATCGGCGGAGGGGACGGCTTCGCCAGCGGCTTTCTATACGCGCTTTACAAGGGACACCCGCTGGCCGAGTGTTTGCGTTATGGAAATGCCGCAGCGGCTGTGGTTGTCAGCCGGGTTAGCTGCTCGGACGCCATGCCTCGGCTGGACGAGTTGGAAGAAGTCATGAACAGCGCGGCGGGAACGGCTGCGGTTTAG
- the iolD gene encoding 3D-(3,5/4)-trihydroxycyclohexane-1,2-dione acylhydrolase (decyclizing), translated as MTRRLTMAQALIEFLKQQYVERDGKENRFFAGCFGIFGHGNIAGIGEALQENPDFPYYLCRNEQAMVHTSAAFAKMSNRLRTLACTSSIGPGATNMITGAAVATINRVPVLLLPGDIFARRNVAPVLQQLESSSSQDISVNDCFKPVSRYWDRIQRPEQILTALPEAMRVLTSQADTGAVTLALPQDVQAEAFDYPAEFFEKRVWTIARPRADADILRTAIEWIRSAQQPLIVAGGGVIYSDATEVLARFADRTGIPVSETQAGKGSLAYNHPQSLGAIGVTGTPGANILAREADLIIGVGTRYSDFTTASKTAFQNPEVRFININITEFDAYKHSALPVVSDARATLDELEAALDDYSVDERYARRIARYREEWDQQVERIYTEPSGLPIGQGEVIGAVNSFSGPRDVVVCAAGSLPGDLHKLWRTRDPKGYHLEYGYSCMGYEIAGGLGVKMADPDREVYVLVGDGSYLMMSQEIVTSLQEGYKLNIVVLDNHGFSSIGGLSRACGSSGFGTEYRYRRNGGLNGDVIKLDLAANAASLGARVVRANTRQELQEALKQAKNNDRTSVVVIETDINKRVPGFESWWDVPIAETSKIENVRAAQSLYAEAKRKERYFFPQDNESQVQTASAPSRTKRERS; from the coding sequence ATGACCCGAAGACTTACGATGGCGCAAGCCCTCATCGAATTCCTGAAGCAGCAGTACGTGGAGCGTGACGGCAAAGAGAATCGCTTCTTCGCCGGCTGCTTTGGAATCTTTGGCCATGGCAATATCGCCGGCATCGGCGAGGCGCTGCAGGAGAATCCCGACTTCCCGTACTACCTCTGCCGTAACGAACAGGCCATGGTGCACACCTCCGCCGCCTTTGCAAAGATGAGCAATCGCCTGCGGACCCTCGCCTGTACCAGCTCCATCGGCCCGGGCGCTACTAACATGATTACCGGCGCCGCAGTTGCCACCATCAATCGCGTACCAGTGCTCTTGCTGCCCGGGGACATTTTTGCGCGCCGTAACGTAGCCCCTGTGTTGCAGCAACTCGAGTCTTCGTCGTCGCAGGACATTTCGGTCAACGATTGCTTCAAGCCAGTGTCCCGCTACTGGGACCGCATTCAGCGTCCCGAACAAATTCTTACTGCTTTACCAGAAGCCATGCGTGTTTTGACGTCGCAGGCTGATACCGGCGCGGTCACCCTCGCGCTGCCGCAAGACGTTCAGGCAGAAGCCTTCGACTATCCGGCAGAGTTCTTTGAGAAGCGCGTTTGGACTATTGCGCGCCCGCGGGCAGACGCCGACATTCTTCGCACCGCCATCGAATGGATCCGTTCCGCACAGCAACCGCTGATCGTGGCCGGCGGAGGTGTGATCTATTCCGATGCCACCGAAGTGCTCGCGCGTTTTGCCGACCGCACTGGCATTCCCGTGAGCGAGACCCAGGCAGGGAAGGGCTCTCTTGCGTACAATCATCCTCAATCGCTTGGGGCAATCGGCGTTACGGGGACGCCCGGCGCAAATATTCTGGCGCGCGAAGCCGACCTGATCATCGGCGTCGGTACTCGCTACTCCGACTTCACTACTGCCTCCAAAACTGCGTTCCAAAACCCGGAAGTACGCTTCATCAACATCAACATTACGGAATTCGACGCCTACAAGCATTCCGCTCTGCCGGTTGTCTCCGATGCCCGCGCCACCCTGGACGAACTGGAAGCCGCGCTCGACGATTACTCCGTGGACGAGCGCTATGCGCGCCGCATTGCGCGCTATCGTGAGGAGTGGGACCAACAAGTCGAGCGCATTTACACCGAGCCCAGCGGTTTGCCCATCGGCCAGGGCGAGGTTATTGGCGCCGTCAACAGCTTCAGCGGCCCGCGCGATGTGGTGGTCTGTGCGGCCGGAAGTTTGCCTGGCGACCTGCATAAGCTGTGGCGCACCCGCGATCCCAAGGGCTATCACCTGGAGTACGGCTATTCCTGCATGGGATATGAAATTGCCGGTGGGCTGGGCGTCAAAATGGCCGATCCCGACCGCGAAGTTTACGTGCTGGTCGGCGATGGCTCTTACCTGATGATGTCGCAGGAGATCGTCACCTCCCTCCAGGAGGGATACAAATTAAACATTGTTGTGCTCGATAACCACGGCTTCAGCAGCATCGGAGGACTAAGCCGTGCGTGTGGCAGTAGCGGTTTTGGGACGGAGTATCGTTATCGCCGCAACGGCGGCCTGAATGGCGACGTGATCAAGCTCGATCTGGCAGCCAATGCCGCCAGTCTTGGGGCGCGCGTGGTGCGGGCAAACACCCGACAGGAGTTGCAGGAAGCGCTCAAGCAGGCGAAGAACAACGACCGCACCTCGGTCGTGGTCATCGAGACTGACATCAACAAGCGCGTTCCCGGTTTCGAATCCTGGTGGGATGTGCCGATCGCAGAGACTTCGAAGATAGAAAATGTTCGGGCTGCCCAGAGCCTCTATGCTGAGGCGAAGCGCAAGGAACGCTACTTTTTTCCACAGGACAATGAGTCCCAGGTGCAGACCGCTTCGGCACCAAGCCGGACCAAACGGGAAAGATCATGA
- a CDS encoding LacI family DNA-binding transcriptional regulator, with product MKGKPRKKRLHKAINIYDVARHARVSVFTVSAVVNNNGQVSATLRRRVEAAVQKLNYRPNLLARGLAKRQTFSIGIVLRDIVNPFFPLLVRGAEDAAQKAGYSVLLCNSDDQRDKEEQYLELLLSKRVDGILLNKAPGHLSASLQKLLADSKVPVVLLMRTSSDLKSDAVVTDDEKGAFEAVSHLARIGHRRIALVSGPLNVSNGKARWHGFRKALEMHGLQYEPELVVEGDYHIESGYRAGIALLPRQPNAIFVANYLMTVGVMKAAEEIGLSCPADFGLASFDDYPWLSCFRPRLTTVELPKYEIGAAAVQMLLDRISGKHTRFVELKLPPELRVRESCGFMLRKRTSVNEPVAMIDKVFAAKAVSE from the coding sequence ATGAAAGGCAAGCCTCGCAAGAAAAGGCTTCACAAAGCGATCAATATCTATGATGTTGCCCGCCACGCGCGCGTGTCGGTGTTCACGGTCTCGGCCGTAGTCAACAACAACGGCCAGGTAAGTGCAACCCTCCGCCGCCGGGTTGAGGCCGCCGTTCAGAAGCTGAATTACCGTCCCAACCTCCTGGCTCGCGGTCTCGCCAAGCGCCAGACTTTCAGCATAGGAATTGTGTTACGCGACATCGTTAACCCATTTTTCCCGCTGCTGGTGCGAGGGGCCGAAGATGCCGCGCAGAAGGCGGGATACAGTGTGCTGCTTTGTAATAGCGATGACCAGCGCGACAAAGAAGAGCAGTATCTGGAACTATTGCTCTCAAAACGGGTGGACGGAATTTTGCTTAACAAAGCTCCTGGTCACCTAAGCGCGTCTTTGCAAAAATTGCTGGCGGATTCCAAGGTCCCGGTTGTGCTCTTAATGCGTACCTCCTCAGACCTTAAGAGTGACGCCGTTGTCACGGACGACGAAAAGGGAGCCTTTGAAGCGGTTTCCCATCTGGCCCGTATCGGGCATCGCAGGATCGCGCTGGTAAGTGGTCCCTTGAACGTCAGCAACGGCAAGGCGCGCTGGCACGGTTTTCGCAAAGCACTCGAGATGCATGGATTGCAATATGAGCCCGAGTTGGTGGTCGAAGGCGACTATCACATCGAGTCCGGTTACCGTGCCGGCATAGCGTTGCTCCCACGCCAGCCCAATGCCATATTTGTCGCTAATTACCTGATGACGGTTGGCGTTATGAAGGCGGCGGAGGAAATAGGTTTGAGCTGTCCCGCGGATTTCGGGCTGGCGAGTTTCGACGATTATCCCTGGCTCAGTTGTTTTCGGCCGCGATTGACTACTGTGGAGCTTCCCAAATACGAGATCGGCGCCGCCGCCGTGCAGATGCTGCTGGACCGCATTTCTGGCAAACATACCCGCTTTGTCGAGCTTAAATTGCCGCCCGAGTTGCGGGTCAGGGAATCCTGTGGATTCATGCTCAGGAAGCGAACTTCGGTGAACGAGCCGGTCGCAATGATTGACAAGGTTTTCGCCGCTAAGGCGGTTTCGGAATAG
- the iolB gene encoding 5-deoxy-glucuronate isomerase, which produces MKLEDFLVHSQPSAHGNGDLLSLPRQQAKWQWMSFFVHRLAPAGEWSLRTEKEEAAIVILGGKCVADWGQGQQRIGQRKNVFDGLPYAVYLPAGNHLQLKAETACEFAECRVPSTAKLQPRLITPKDVNTSLRGGSNASRQIVDVMPPEFPADKLMLVEVYTPSGNWSSFPPHKHDVHNPPAEVDLDEIYYYRIDRPEGYAHQRLYTRDGTRDLTVTARDGDVVLVRDGFHPVVAGHGYNVYYLNCLAGSARQLSNTEDPDHVWVRSTWKQMDPRVPLVKAPGA; this is translated from the coding sequence ATGAAGCTGGAAGACTTCCTGGTTCATTCGCAACCATCCGCCCATGGGAATGGTGATTTGCTCAGCCTGCCACGCCAACAAGCAAAGTGGCAGTGGATGAGCTTTTTCGTTCACCGGCTGGCTCCGGCAGGTGAATGGAGCCTGCGCACCGAGAAGGAAGAAGCCGCCATCGTAATTCTGGGTGGCAAATGCGTTGCCGACTGGGGTCAGGGGCAACAGCGGATCGGGCAGCGCAAAAATGTATTTGACGGCCTTCCGTATGCGGTTTACCTGCCAGCAGGAAATCACCTGCAGCTGAAGGCTGAAACGGCATGCGAATTTGCCGAATGCCGCGTGCCCTCAACGGCGAAACTGCAACCACGTTTAATCACTCCCAAGGATGTCAACACCAGTCTTCGCGGGGGCAGCAATGCCTCTCGCCAAATCGTAGACGTGATGCCGCCGGAGTTTCCCGCGGATAAACTCATGCTGGTGGAGGTCTATACCCCGAGCGGAAACTGGTCCAGCTTCCCGCCGCACAAGCATGACGTACACAACCCCCCGGCCGAAGTTGACCTCGACGAAATTTACTACTATCGCATCGATCGCCCGGAGGGCTACGCTCACCAGCGCCTCTACACGCGGGACGGGACGCGCGATCTCACGGTCACTGCCCGGGATGGCGATGTGGTCCTGGTTCGGGACGGTTTTCATCCTGTAGTCGCCGGCCATGGATACAACGTCTATTACCTGAATTGCCTGGCGGGGAGCGCTCGCCAGCTCTCCAATACAGAAGATCCCGATCACGTCTGGGTGCGCTCTACCTGGAAGCAGATGGACCCGCGGGTTCCCTTGGTCAAAGCACCGGGCGCCTGA
- a CDS encoding GRP family sugar transporter, with translation MDSAATAAAVQHPMQASRLRSLQALGIFCGFAAGAWLGGAEAPIKMAQASLSPITISLIMVAGVFLARWSVPAFVRGTDSIRKDVGQAPHLIIWAVLAGCMWAVANTLTIYAIRDVGLSIAFPLWNTNSLLGIFWGFLLFNELRQAGWSRWLGVMGGAVVMFGGATLLAFASSSQAAAGRATVGVIAALGAGVLWGTMYIPYRKAYLTGMNPLSFITFFTVGELGTMLVLALGYKGAAPLWHELVTARDVLFWLMLGGFVWVIGDLFQQYAAKYVGISRGVPLSNTNQLWGMLWGILVFHELHGSAHKVYVQVIGGCILMALGAVAIALSSATGKEHSRWRDAAEREGKKYGIQDGYVRASMEGKEFEAGESRRTVLDWVLVGVVSVVFLALASMARLPRMDINWGWALAVSVAMLILLAGCTLALWRTTRFC, from the coding sequence TTGGACTCTGCTGCCACCGCTGCTGCCGTTCAACATCCGATGCAGGCAAGCCGTCTGCGGAGCCTGCAGGCTCTCGGCATCTTCTGTGGGTTCGCCGCCGGAGCTTGGCTGGGCGGCGCCGAAGCTCCTATCAAGATGGCACAGGCCAGCCTCTCGCCCATCACTATTTCTCTCATCATGGTAGCGGGCGTGTTCCTGGCGCGCTGGAGTGTCCCCGCCTTCGTTCGCGGAACGGACTCCATCCGCAAGGATGTGGGTCAAGCGCCTCATCTCATTATTTGGGCGGTGCTCGCGGGTTGTATGTGGGCGGTGGCGAACACCCTGACCATCTATGCGATCCGCGATGTCGGTCTGAGCATCGCGTTTCCCTTGTGGAACACCAACAGCTTACTCGGCATCTTCTGGGGTTTTCTGCTGTTCAATGAACTTCGCCAAGCGGGATGGAGTCGGTGGCTGGGCGTGATGGGTGGAGCAGTCGTGATGTTCGGCGGAGCTACTCTACTGGCCTTTGCTTCCTCCAGTCAGGCCGCCGCGGGAAGGGCTACAGTGGGCGTCATCGCAGCTCTCGGCGCTGGAGTGCTGTGGGGAACCATGTATATTCCCTACCGCAAAGCGTATTTGACTGGGATGAATCCGCTCTCCTTCATTACCTTTTTTACGGTCGGCGAACTGGGCACCATGCTGGTGCTGGCGCTTGGCTACAAAGGCGCTGCTCCGCTTTGGCATGAGCTCGTTACGGCTCGCGATGTGCTCTTCTGGCTGATGCTGGGAGGCTTCGTGTGGGTAATTGGAGATTTATTCCAGCAGTATGCCGCTAAATACGTGGGCATCAGTCGCGGGGTTCCCCTCTCCAACACCAACCAGCTCTGGGGAATGTTGTGGGGCATTCTGGTGTTTCATGAGCTGCATGGCAGCGCGCACAAGGTTTATGTGCAGGTAATCGGCGGATGCATTCTGATGGCGCTGGGCGCGGTAGCGATCGCCTTATCCTCCGCTACTGGCAAGGAGCATTCACGCTGGCGGGATGCCGCGGAGCGCGAAGGCAAGAAGTACGGGATTCAGGACGGCTACGTGCGCGCCAGCATGGAAGGCAAAGAATTCGAAGCCGGGGAGAGCCGTCGAACCGTCCTCGACTGGGTTCTCGTCGGCGTGGTGAGCGTCGTGTTCTTGGCCCTTGCCTCCATGGCGCGTCTCCCCCGCATGGATATCAATTGGGGTTGGGCGCTCGCCGTCTCAGTCGCCATGCTGATCTTGCTGGCCGGCTGTACGCTTGCTCTCTGGCGCACTACCCGGTTCTGCTAA
- a CDS encoding TIM barrel protein, translating into MESVPLPPEYPYTRVLDEIAQAGYAGTELGPFGFLPSDPSALQKELERRKLTLCSAFIAFELANAEALKPGLEQVERTAKLLNDLACHLLILSDEITAERSAVAGRASKTQQHSYTEKDWRQAKHAITEVLNICGKFGLRLAFHHHAGTHIETPEEIEHLFSLFAPNDLGLCLDTGHCVFGGGDPVAVLARYLDRLRCLHLKDIDKKRLEEARDKRLDFYAAVRRGVFAPLGKGVVDFPGILQAIGKNGFDGWVVVEQDVLAGGRNATAPLDNAVAGRTFLKKLGV; encoded by the coding sequence ATGGAATCCGTACCACTTCCACCTGAATACCCCTACACACGTGTGCTGGACGAAATCGCACAAGCCGGCTATGCCGGGACCGAGCTCGGCCCCTTTGGTTTTTTGCCCAGCGACCCTTCCGCCTTGCAGAAAGAATTAGAGCGCCGAAAATTGACCCTGTGCTCGGCATTCATTGCCTTCGAGTTGGCGAACGCCGAAGCTCTCAAGCCAGGTCTTGAGCAAGTAGAGCGAACCGCGAAACTCTTGAATGACCTGGCGTGCCATCTTCTGATTCTTTCCGATGAGATTACCGCCGAACGCTCGGCGGTCGCCGGACGCGCTTCGAAGACGCAGCAGCACTCCTACACCGAGAAAGATTGGCGTCAAGCGAAACATGCCATCACTGAGGTGCTGAATATATGCGGCAAGTTCGGTTTGCGTCTCGCTTTCCACCATCACGCCGGCACTCATATAGAGACGCCTGAAGAAATTGAGCACCTGTTCTCTTTATTTGCTCCGAACGATCTGGGCTTGTGTCTCGACACCGGGCACTGTGTTTTCGGCGGCGGGGACCCGGTCGCGGTGCTGGCTCGCTACCTGGACCGCCTGCGCTGTCTGCACTTGAAAGACATTGACAAGAAACGCCTGGAAGAAGCCCGCGACAAGCGCCTGGACTTTTACGCTGCCGTTCGACGGGGAGTATTTGCTCCTTTGGGAAAAGGTGTCGTGGACTTTCCCGGCATCTTGCAGGCTATCGGCAAAAACGGGTTTGATGGCTGGGTTGTGGTTGAGCAAGACGTGCTTGCTGGTGGACGCAATGCCACTGCGCCCTTGGATAATGCAGTTGCCGGACGGACCTTTCTAAAAAAACTAGGAGTTTGA
- a CDS encoding deoxyribose-phosphate aldolase produces MMSFLQTAAVLAQPETFNPEKSLPLSLFDQITEIRVHHPEIVEREARRRKRRSRLTADGKLALVAADHAGRGVTKIRNDQLAMGDRYQLLARVRRLLEDPGLDGILATSDLIDDLLILSHLERDKKGGGFLDGRVLVGSMNRGGLSGTAFEMDDTFTGMTAEGIARLRCDGGKMLYRLDPQDPASGRTIQACAEAVNALRRHKLPAFVEALEVKRGADGYHTIQDAAALVRHCGIAAALGESSAHVWLKLPYVENFARVCRSTTLPILLLGGPARESPVETLRDFAAGLSSSPRVRGAVIGRNLLFPQDRDPLPMCRALTALIHRGISFDQAVQLLESNVPVLVAPRSNGSASRRRRQQ; encoded by the coding sequence ATGATGAGTTTTCTCCAAACGGCTGCAGTGCTGGCTCAACCCGAAACATTTAACCCGGAGAAGTCGCTGCCGCTCAGCCTGTTCGACCAGATCACCGAAATTCGCGTGCATCATCCCGAGATTGTTGAACGCGAGGCCCGGCGCCGCAAACGGCGTTCGCGGTTGACCGCTGATGGAAAACTGGCCCTGGTGGCGGCAGACCATGCGGGACGCGGCGTCACCAAAATTCGCAATGATCAACTTGCCATGGGTGACCGTTACCAGTTGCTGGCCCGGGTTCGCCGCCTGCTGGAGGACCCAGGCCTGGACGGCATTCTTGCTACTAGTGACCTGATTGACGACCTGCTCATCCTTTCCCATTTGGAGCGCGATAAAAAGGGCGGCGGATTCCTTGATGGCCGCGTACTGGTGGGCAGTATGAACCGAGGTGGCCTTTCCGGTACGGCGTTTGAAATGGACGATACCTTCACCGGCATGACCGCTGAAGGTATCGCCCGACTGCGCTGCGATGGCGGGAAAATGCTGTACCGCCTGGATCCTCAGGATCCGGCTTCGGGCCGAACCATCCAGGCTTGCGCCGAAGCCGTGAATGCACTGCGCCGCCATAAACTTCCCGCCTTTGTCGAAGCGCTTGAGGTTAAACGCGGGGCAGATGGCTATCACACCATTCAGGACGCTGCCGCTTTGGTGCGGCATTGCGGAATTGCAGCCGCACTGGGCGAATCGTCCGCTCACGTTTGGTTGAAGCTCCCGTACGTGGAGAACTTCGCACGCGTTTGCCGTTCCACAACCTTGCCCATCCTTCTTCTTGGCGGACCAGCCCGCGAAAGCCCAGTCGAGACCCTCAGAGACTTCGCTGCGGGACTCAGTTCCAGCCCCCGCGTCCGTGGAGCGGTGATTGGGCGCAATCTACTTTTTCCCCAGGACCGTGATCCGCTGCCGATGTGCCGCGCACTTACGGCACTGATTCATCGCGGCATCAGCTTCGACCAGGCAGTGCAGCTGCTGGAGAGCAACGTTCCTGTACTGGTTGCTCCCCGATCCAACGGCAGTGCGTCCCGCCGGAGGCGGCAACAATGA
- a CDS encoding translocated intimin receptor Tir, whose product MTDPAKGSSAPVRTGSIVSTIIGDIHFWIPLIVLIAGLFFLHQLH is encoded by the coding sequence GTGACTGATCCAGCAAAAGGAAGCTCCGCGCCCGTCCGCACCGGCAGCATTGTCAGCACCATAATCGGCGACATTCATTTCTGGATTCCACTGATTGTTCTGATTGCAGGTCTGTTCTTTTTGCATCAGCTCCACTGA